The stretch of DNA GTTCTAATCCAAGGGGAAAGTGGGCAGTGTGGATACACTCCCCTTCCCATTGCAGTCTCCGCATCAGGCGATCTGGTGGCAGGGAAACCTTTCTGTTTATGCAATGGGATGGCTTTTTAGCTAGAAACTGAGTGTGCACCTATATTATTAGAGAGATTTGTTCTAATGTTCCCCcacccaaaagaaagaaagaaagaaagaaagaaagaaagaagaagaaagaaagaaagaaagaaagaaagaaagaaagcaagcaGAGGATACAAGTATCCCTAAACAAAAAAGAAGTTATACAATAGAtgcattcaaaaagaaaaaaaagaaacacttttgTGTAATAACCTACCTTGCAATTATGGTTGCCAGTGGAGCATCGCGTCTGTACACTCCAAAGGCTTTATGTTCCTTGGCAATCTGGTTGGAAATAAATCTTTGTTTTAGGGGCATGTGATCTGGCTCTGGTGAACAGTATGCCCCCTGCAGTAGGTCGCTATCTGTTTCAAACCTGTCAAAGTAGGAGACCTTGTAACCTGAAGAGGGAAGGGTGGGAAACAAGAATTGTTTATTGCTTTAAGTATACCGTATTAGAATGGagtttgctgcatttttattttattttactgctcctgctgctgtaCCTTTAACAGCAACTAACTTCATCTGATCAGGGAGAATGGTCTCTGAACCCTCAGGTCACAATGGTGTTGGGGGTTGCCAAAGGTTGATCTGTTTGCTACATGCAGCAACAAAAGTGTGCCAAGGCTTTTCTCATGGTTCCAGAATCAGTGGAGAAGGAGGATACACAGGACCGTCCAAATGTCCCTAGTCTCCAGggagagtcccagatttacagaaaccgtccctgtttctaatttgatcccagaatgtcctgcttgtCATTAGGACGTccgtattttcatcagagaaatgttggagggtatggagctatgcgaCCCCTGGACCAAGgatataagtaactatacaacctttagaacacATTTGAAGACACCCCTGtataaggaatttttttaaatgttttattatgagtagctggggaaacccagtcggatgggcaggttatcaataaatttattattgttgttgttgttgatgatgaataggacatgcctattttcatcagagaaatgttggaggatacggACACATATATTGGTGTGGTGTCCCAGAGTGTTCTGTacatctctcttccccccaccccccaccaatttATAAGAAGCGATGTTGGGTGCAGATCCAATGAGCAtgagcctcctcctcttccttcggTTTTTACAAACTCGGAGGCCTAAGCACAATTCCTCCATGGAGGTTGCCCAAGCAACTAGTCTTCTGGTCCAGCAGCTCATCTTCCATCCAGctcctgactggcagcagtgggtgTAGACACTGAATAGAAGTACCTCTTTGCAAAAGTTCGTTTTGATCATTTTGGCCTCCCATAGATTGTCCCCATACTAGATTTATCAAACGACAGAGGTGGCCTTCCAATGATAGTGCTGGCAGAAGAAGGTCTCCCACACATCCTTGCCTCCCTACAGATCAGACTGGAAATAGGGCTAGCTCCCAAAATACTCAGGCACAACCATCTTTGTCACCAGCCACAACAGTTCACTAGCCAGCCGTCCCATAATCAGATATTTCTTCAGGAGCACCAAGCTCTTGGTACCCCCCAGTTACCCACAGGTTTGTGCTGGAGGACTTTAACATTCACGCTGGGGCTCCCTTGTCAGGAGTGGCTCAGGATTTCATGTCAGCCATGACAAGCCTGGGTCCGTCCCAAGTAATTTTTGGCCTTACCCATGCTGCAGGGCACACTCTGGACTTTGTTTTCCTCACAGCTTGGACAGTGGTGGTCTTACGAGTGGAGGAACTTTCTATAGTTCttttgtcatggtcagatcacacTACCTGGTGGGGTTTAAACTTGTTAGAGCctctgcagtggggggggggcgattaaGATGATCCACTCCAGGAGGCTGAGGGATCCAGGTGGCTTCCTGATTGCTCATGGGGAGTTTCCTGTTGCCTCAGAAGGAGATTCTGTTGAAGCCCTAGTGGATCTCTGGAATGGAGAAATGACTgcggccaggcatggccaaacctggccctccagatgtttggggactacaactcccatcatccctaactaacaggaccagtggtcagggatgatgggaattttagttccaaaacatctggagggccaagtttggccatgcctgagtgTGGCTATGGACACCATCTCTCCTGAGCATCCCCTCTCATGAAGTGGAGCCGAACCAGGCTTCCTGGTTCTGTGGGAACTGATGACAATGAAACACATGAGACAGCAACTAAAGTGATGTTGGTGGAATACAGGCCAGAGTCTCTTTGAATACCCATTCCATGGCAGTGTAGGCAGTGAAAACATTCCCCCCTGCCTCCATTGCATCAGCAAGGAGCTGTCCAGCGGAGCTGTTTCAAGTGGTCAGCGTTCTTTATCACTCTGGCCCACATTAGGAGAATTTAGACTACTCAACTGCCCACTGTGAACAATTTGCTCAGCACTATGCTTGTAAAATTGATTGGATCTGTACTGACTTGGACGCTATAGCTGATAGCTTGCTTTTGACACTTCCTTTTGGCCCACAAAGCAGATGATGAATTCAAATGAAACTGTTTTCCACCTCATTCATGGGGTTCTTTTGTCTTTCATTGCACAATTGCACTGAACTGTGGCAGTAGGTTTATGCAGGCTCACTGCTTTGCAGTAAAATTCTGTTTCATTGTAAATTGTCattaaattagaatcatagaatcatagagttggaagagaccacaagggctatccagtccaatcccctgccaagcaggaaacaccatcaaagcattcctgatagatggctgtcaagcctccacttaaagtcctccaaagaaggagactccaccacactccttggcagcaaattccactgccgaacagctcttactgtcaggaagttcttcctaatgtttaggtggaatcttctttcttgtagcttgaatccattgctccgtgtccgcttctctggagcagcagaaaacaacctttcacaaaTTGTACGGTTGTGTATTGTttaaactgtttaaaattttaaagagCATCTATTATAAATGTGAAAGAAGCATTTAGCACTGTTATTGGGTAAAATGACTTACAGTTGAATCTTATGGATATTTACCCAAAAATAAGCCTTAGTgatttcagtggcacttactcccagggaagtgtatATAGGAGTAGAAGCAAAAATAGACAAGACCATTGTCTTAGGGTAGCAAAATGCTTATAATGATATAATGAAGGAATATGCCAGATTTCATTTTCAATctcttttcatcccccccccccaactcctgtaTTTTACCTCTTAAAGTCTCCAGCAAATTAAACATGCCTGTCTCCCAAAATaatgaattgatttttttcccAGATGGACAGTGTTGAAGTTTTCTTTATATAGGGAGGATtaattttattgaaatacaatCCTTTCTTTATCCCACTTCAGACACTTCTTTAATCTTCTGCAAAGTACTATTAAAGCCATTTCTGGCCTTCATTATCCTCTGCGTTGTGAAAGAGCAGACACACCGTTTCAGGCTGTAGCTGCTAAGAAATTGTGACTCAAGGCGTTCATTTTCTGAACCAGCCACATAATTGCTATATTAATATGTGAAAATGTGGTTTAATAACATTTGCCTGTGGCGTGCATCCTCTTCAACCTAAAGGTCTCATCTTTTGGTAATAAATATTGTTTAGTTCTAAGCTTTCTACTAGCACAACTGTTCCTTTCCTGTCCAAAGGCTTTTTAAACAGTGTCAATCTCTGTTCCATTTTAGTAATAATGACAATTATAGATCTCCAAGTTTTCATTTCAGTAAATATTTTCATACTCCTCTTCTTTAAACCCGCCCCTTGACCCTTTTCCTTAAAAGCAGCCTGGCATGCAGACATTTGGACCAGCAACTCGTATTTCCAATAATGCAAAATATAGTCCGCACGTACTTTTTTCCTGGTCTTCATAAGCGCACCGAAGCAGCAGCTCTTTCAAAGGGTCTTGCAAATTGCCACAAAGTGCGGAAAGCTTTTGGAAGACCTGGCAGATGTCTTCCTCCTTATCGCAGCTGCTTAATTTCTGAATGACCAGTGGTGGCAAGTTCAGCTTAGATCTTGTCACCCGCCTGGTGCCTGAAATGAACcttctcttgcttgcttgctggttCGTGGGAAGCGGCGGCAAGTTCGGAAGAGAGGTCTGCACAGGCATATTCATTCCTCTTTTCTTGTTCAAAAAGGTTTGTTAGGAAGGTAGCTACCACCCAGAGGAGCACAGCAAACATGTTTGTTCCTCTTTCTGTGCCAGAGGCTTTTTCCAGCCCCTTGCTATGAATTCCAGACATCACAAGAGCAATGTGACATCACAAACAGAAGGATGGGGAGGAGTTGGGTGGAAGAAACTATATTGTAGGAACATGTTCAatgtagctattattattattattattattattattattattattaaatttataaaccgtcctatacctgcaggtctcagggcggttcacagaataaaataaaaactagcgtatttttccatgtataagactagatttttttaaccaaaaaatgaggtttaaaattggggctcatcttatacaagggtagtgctgagggggtgttttcttaagagtccccccccccaaatagtttgcctggcacctaaaggtgtataatgaaggcgccaggcaaacttccctggggagagcgatccacagatggggagccactgcagagaaggccctgttctcgtgttgccaccctccggacctctcgaggaggaggcacatgaaggagggcctcaaaagatgatctcagagaccgggtaggttcatatggaaggaggcagtctttgaggtattgcggtcctgagccatttaaggatttataggtcaaaaccagctaCCATTCCCCACACCCCATAATCAGCCAAAGTTTGCTTTAGCTAGACAggacagatgttgttgttgttgttaaacaaaatttatatactggttGGTTATAAGGAAATCTCTAAGCGGTGGCAGAACCACGGCATAACattcagcacacatttaaagcacatcccaaagaatcctgtgcaCTGTAATTTGTGAAGGGTgccgggaattgtagttctgaaaTGGAGAAACTATGGTTCCCAAGATTTAGGGTGGAGAGTCATGCAGTTTAAATGTGCagtgaatatgctttaaatgtatggtgtgcatctgCCAATAGATGTATCCCCTACTCCTGTTCTAGAAGTATGGCTATGTTGGGACAGCTTGGGTCATACACTTTAAATGTGATCTTTCTTCTGTCATGTTTTGTGCGCCAATGTTCTTggcatatttcatttcatttcacgtTTGTATTTCACTGTcctggtgcttttttaaaaatggtttttaaaattattattagatttTACATATATGAACAGAAAGAAGTCACAATAAGCCCAACCAAAAAATAGCCACCCCTCATCACAATTCACCTAATATGAAAGGCATGAAGTAAAGAAGCTAGTTTGAGAAGGGATTGTGTCCACTGAAATGCACTCATGGCATTCATCCAACCTCTAGCAGCCACTATCCCCAATGCTGTTAGTAAATAGCCAATTAAGTGTTCATACAATAAATATTGATTATCTCCATCAAATATACTTAGCAAAGCTgtctctgtggtgtgtgtgtgtgtgtgtgtttgtttacagGCTTTCCCAGAATTTTAGCAACGTCCTGAAACACTTCTGTCCCAAAATCTTGCCACCCtattgcaatcccaccacatatgtgtTAATGAGCTATTAAATCCTGCatcttccctgccccacccctccgCAGGTGAGACTTACCCATTCTTGCAATTTTCACCAGTGTTAGGTaccatttttgtattattttcaaaagcatttcttttaGCCAAAGTGGTTTTGTAAGGAAATTTACCCCACATAGGAACCAAACATTCATCTGAGATACCCAGTTatttaaaggtattttaaaatccAGTGTCCAGTTTATCTAACAGACTACACAAAGTAGATATTAACCCCTTCTCTTGTTCACCTAGATTGAGGCATACGTTTTCAAATGGTGTGAAATCCCTAGTGCCTGTTTGTCAGATGTTTTTGTCAGATAAATGTGCTGACTTTTGCTACATCAGCCCAGTTAGCATcgtgtgtttacacacacacacacacacacacacacacacacacacacacacacacacactagctggcccggccactgtggctcatccctgtgactccccccattctgtcccgacccatgaccaaTTACCCCAGTGCCGGTGTCGACGTATCCCGGCCTGTGATGTTCATATATCAGGAATAACAGGGAGATTACTCAACATTAAGGTTTCCTTTCTATGCTTCCTGGCCTTCAAAATTGTTTTAAGTGTATTGTCCCGCACTTTTAAACTACTGTCAATTTCTGTTTTGATTAATTGACTATGTTGTGGGTTGGATTGTTGCAATAAAGAATGCTCTGTCTCTTCCCATTGTCTGTCTCTTGAGTGATTAATACAGGATAGCAGATGCCAAAGTTGGTAAGCTTCACAGAATAATTTCAATAAGAGAATTCCCCAATCTCCATCCTTCAGTTTTCTATACTTTAGAACCTTGGAGGTCTATGACCTTCTACAGGAAAATACAAGTTTCCAGTCTAGCTTGCCAGAATTTGAAACACTGGTAGGAATTTCTGTGGGAAGAACTTTAAAAATCTTAGGTTTGCTTAGGCGCCACTATTATTTTTGTCAGGGCAATTCTATCAGACAGGGAGAAGAACATCGAGCAATTCCAACATGACAGGTCTTTCAAACCATTTGCCCACACTTTGCCATAGTTGGTTATAAACTATTTGTTAGTGttcctagttgttgttgttgtttagtcatttagtcgtgtctgactttttgtgaccccatggaccatagcacgccaggcactcctgtcttccattacctcccgcagtttggtcaaactcatgttcgtagcttcgagaacactgtccaaccatctcatcctctgtcgtccccttctccttgtaccctcaatctttcccaacatcagggtcttttccagggagtcttctcttctcatgaggtggccaaagtattggagcctcagcttcactacctgtccttccagtgagcactcggggctgatttcctgaagaatggataggtttgatcttcttgcagtccatgggactctcaagagtctcctccagcaccataattcaaaagcatcaattcttcggcgatcagccttctttatggtccagctctcacttccatacatcactactgggaaaaccatagctttaactatacagacctttgtcagcaaggtgatgtctctgctttttaagatgctgtctaggtttgtcattgcttttctcccaagaagcaggcgtcttttaatttcgtgactgctgtcaccatctgcagtgatcaaggatcccaagaaagtaaaatctctcactgcctccatttcttccccttctatttgccaggaggtgatgggaccagtggccatgatcttggtttttttgatgttgtgcttcagaccacattttgcgctctcctctttcaccctcattaaaaggttctttaattcctcactttctgccatcaaggttgtgtcatctgcatatctgaggttgttgatatttcttccggcaatcttaattccggcttgggattcatctagtccagcctttggcatgatgaattctgcatataagttaaataagcagggagacaatatacaaccctgtcgtactcctttcccaattttgaaccaatcagttgttccatatccagttctaactgtagcttcttgtcccacataaagatttctcaggagacagatgaggtgatcaggcactcccatttctttaagaacttgccatagtttgctgtggtcgacacagtcagaACTtttgtagtcaatgaagcagaagtagatgtttttctggaactctctagctttctccataatccaacgcatgtttgctatttggtctctggttcctctgccccttcgaaatccagcttgcacttctgggagttctcggtccatatactgcctaagcctgccttgtagaattttcagCATAACCTACCGGTagttacatgtacagtggtacctcgacttacgaatgactcgacttacgaatgtttcgagttacgaacagagttccacctgccattttggatgcggtttagataggatttctttgacttacgaatttttagataggattttttcgacttacgattttttttaaaaaaatccccattggcttcgacttacgaaattttcaacttacgaaggtccgtttggaacggattaaattcgtaagtcgaggtaccactgtactctaaaatatttaaaagtggTGTGTACCAACGGGGCACCTAGCACTTTAGACATGTTCAGTTGGTCTTATGACTGTAACTTATGGctgaaggatgtggacaaggtatTTAGTCAGGTCTGTGCAACCACCAGTGTCAaagtaatgattcttcaacatcagcttcgttggactgatcatgttgttcggatgcctgattattgtcatCCAAAGCAAcgactctattccgaacttaaaaatgggaagtgtgatgctggtggtcaacaaaagaggtttaaagactctctcaaggcaaaaccttaaaaaatgtagtataaacacggacaactgggaaacactggtctgtgagcgctccaattggagaacagcctttaccaaaggtgtcttgagctttgaagacactcgaactcaggatgcaagggagaaatgtgctaagaggaaggcacgcttggcaaactctcaccacgatcaactcccacccggaaaccaatgtccccactgtggaaggatgtgtggattcagaattggcctccacagtcacttacggactcactgtcaaaactgtgtttatggaagacaatcttactcggttacgagtgaccgccaaagaagaagaaaaggacccAAGAgctggcagggaaggaaggatTGCTGGTTGGTGGTTGATTCTTTTACAAGAGGTGGTAACACCACGCCCGAAGAAACCTACCCCTAACCCGGAAGGTCTTAACAGCTTTAGACTAGAAGGAAATATCTCCTTCATGGGCTGGCAACCAAGGCACTTTTGGATGAAACTGATATACTGGATCCATTAGATTTGGGATTGAGGCGCTGATTGGACACAGAAATAGCTTTGGATGCTCTGCACATCAGGGAGGAAATGCTTTGTTTCTCTGTTGATTCTCCTTAATCACTCGGTAACTTGGCGGCTTTCAATGCCACCAGCTATCACATTTTGGGAGATGAGGGGGTGAGTTGGAGGCACTGCTTTGTGGTACTTCTGTTCCTGCTTGAATGGTCCCCTGTGGAAGGTGGTGCTTGGGGGAGGTTGTTCCAGCACGAATTTCACAGGGGTCAGTCAGTCAGTTAGTTGTAAACTTATCTAGAAACTCTCCTGTGTTGGGTGATTAACAAACGGAAGAAATACTTGCCTTCATTTGTTGCTCATTCATACATACACACTTCCTTGTCTTGAAGTGCAATCT from Zootoca vivipara chromosome 8, rZooViv1.1, whole genome shotgun sequence encodes:
- the LOC118090137 gene encoding testis expressed protein 56-like is translated as MPVQTSLPNLPPLPTNQQASKRRFISGTRRVTRSKLNLPPLVIQKLSSCDKEEDICQVFQKLSALCGNLQDPLKELLLRCAYEDQEKSYKVSYFDRFETDSDLLQGAYCSPEPDHMPLKQRFISNQIAKEHKAFGVYRRDAPLATIIARWTPNSMSAHYDRQSVIQELKKFGNIESVTPFGRQSVIVVFKEICSACKAVSAFPPECSEGGIRCFWHHKFMSKYKRRKFQKIRSFTTLAAEVPPAH